DNA sequence from the Acidobacteriota bacterium genome:
CTGAGCGTGACCGACTGGATTGAGATCTGCCACGGGTCGCCGTACGACGAGGACGCCTATGTGCTGGATACACTCGACGCCCTGAACGCCCTGCGGGCGACCCATCGCCCGCTCTGCCTGTTCGGCCACACCCACGCGCCAATGGCCTTCCTGTTTGCGGGCAACGAACTGCATTATCGGGAAACCGCCGCCGACTCCGTGTTGCAGGTGAGCCCCGGCTGGACCCACCTGGTGAATGTTGGGTCGGTGGGACAGCCCAGAGACGGGGACCCGAGGGCGGCCTACGGCATCGCTGATGACGATCGGAAGGAGGTCAGCTTCTTCAGGGTTCTGTATGATGTCGCGGCCGCCCAGCAGGCCATCAGGGAGGCGGAACTCCCAGACGCGCTCGCCAAGCGCCTGGCGCTGGGCCGGTAGCGACCCTACCCTGCGGCTTTGGCGGCCTTACGGGCGGCGTCGCCTTCGCGGCGTCTCATTTCGACGGCAAACGCGTCACGCGCGGCGCGCGAGCCGAGAATCCAGCCAATGACGATGCCGATGAGGATCGTCGCTGGAATATACAGAAAGTGACCGGCGCCCATCAGGCCTCTCTTACCGCGACGGTACGCGCTTCTGCAGATCCGCCAGTTCGCGTTCGATCTTCTTCATTCGCCGCCAGATCGACCACACGTAGACGAGCAGGGCCAGCCATACGAAGATGTACGCCCCGATCAGGAGGGGCGCCGCCGGTAGCTGCTCGGCCGGCGGCAGCGAACTGAGAGGCACGAAATCACCCCGCCCCGGCGCCGAAGGCGGGGGCTGGGTGGCGGCGAGAACAGAGCCCGCCGTCAACAGCATCGACACGATGGTGGTCATCACACGTCGCCTCATGGAGGTCGCCTCACACATCATCAGCCCGCTTCACTACTCGTCGATCGCCAGATAGATCTGTTCCACGGTTGCCCGTTGGTCTTCGAGGTGTTTCCGCAGGGTCAGCAGAAGCACATAGAGCAGCAGGAACGACGCCACGCAGAACCAGAACGGTCCCCGCATACCTGGCCCAAGCGTCATCACCACGTTGGTCGTCGGGTGGATGGTCCGCCAGAAGTTGACCGACACGTAGACGAACGGCACGTTGGCCATGCCAAAGATGGCCATCGCCGCCGACAGCTTCTCCGATCCGGATCCGCCGTATCGCCGGACCAGCAGATAGGCCACGAACATCATCCACAAAAGTAACGACGAGGTGAGCCGGGCATCCCACTGCCACCAGACGCCCCACGCCTTGCGGGCCCACATCGGCCCGGTCACCAGGACGATCAGCCCGAAGACAACAGCCAGTTCTCCGGCGGCGACTGCCAGCCGGTCGGCCGCCGCGGATCGCTTGAACAGAAACACCGCGCTCGCGATGCCGCAGATGAACGCCGAGAGAAACAGCATCATCGCGGACGGCACGTGGTAGTAGAAGACCCGCTGGATCAGGCCCATGGTCTGTTCGGGCGGTGCAGAAGCGACAAACAGCGGCGCGACGGCGAACAGGATCATCGCGAGAACAGTCAGCGGTGTATACGCTTTTGCCATCATTACTCCGTCATGAGCGGCTCAAAGGTCCACAACGCCAGGGTCACGAACACGGCGTCGAAAAATACCAGCAACGCGACCCAGAATCGCGCCATGGGCTCATCGGGAACGGTCTGAAGCAGTGCCACGGTTCCGCGCACTCCAGCGATGATGATCGGAATCGTGATGGGATACAAGAGTACCGGCAGCAGCACGTCCCGACTGCGCGCGCGGACGAGCATGGCGGCAAACAGGGTCCCGACAGACGCGAAGCCGAGCGTGCCGGCGACCAGCAGCAGCACCAGCCACAGCGGGCTCGCGCCGAAGGACGCATTGAAGAGCAGCCCGACCAGGGGAACCAGCACCATCTCGACCACGCCGAGCAGAATCAGGATGCCGAACAGTTTGCCGACGTAGATGGCGGGCCGGTCTGACGGCGCCAGCATCAGGGCGCGCAATGTCTCGGTCTGCCGTTCCCGCTCAAAGGTCCGTCCGAGCGCGAGCGTGCCGGCAAACGCGATGGCGATCCACAGGATGCCCGCGGCCGCGTCCTCCATGGGTTGTCCTTCCCGCACCAGCGCGAAGGCGAACACCAGGACGCACGAGGCCGCGAAAAACACGGTGGTGTAGAGGATTTCCCGGCTTCGGACCTCGACAGTGAGGTCCTTTCGCATCACGATCCAGGCGACTCGCAGAAACTGTCTCATCGTCGTGCCGCCGCAACCGCGTCGCGATAGCGTTCCCGCAGACTCGCAGACGAATCGTCGACCAGCAGCAGCCGGCCATCTCGCAGCACGGCGACGCGGTCGAACAGCCCTTCGGCCAAATCAAGATCGTGCGTGGCCACCAGGACGATGCGGCCGTCCTGACGGAGACCGCGGAGGCGGGCCACCAGGGTCTGTCCGGAGGCGTCGTCTAGGCCGGTGAACGGCTCGTCGAGCAACAGCAGCCGGGGCTCGTGCAGTAACGCGCGCTCCAGCGCGAGGCGTTGTCGCATCCCCCTCGAGAATCCCGACACCAGATCGTCGGCGCGCTCGCGAAGCCCCGCGCGACCGAGAGCGTCGCCGACCACGCCCGGCACGTTCGGACAGCCGTACAAGCGCGCAAAGAACTCGAGATTCTCGCGAGCGCTGAGTTCGGGATACAGGTACAGGTCGTGGCCAAGCAGCCCCAGCCGGGCTCGAAGCCATGGGCCCATCGCGCGCGATGTCGCCGATCCGTAATGGATTTCACCCGACGAAGCCGTCAACAGCGTGGACAGGATAGCGAGCAGCGTGGACTTGCCGGCGCCGTTGGGCCCCAGCAGGCCGACAATTTCTCCGGCGCGACACGTCAGGTTGACACGATTCAGCGCGCGACGACGGCCGAAGTTTCGCGAGACGTCTTCGACGACCAGGTGATCGAAATCGAACGTCACGCCACCAGTCCCTCGCCGGGCGCGCCAGTATGTTGATCCAACTCCCCGTACACTCGTTCGAGTTGATCGAACAGATCGCTTCGTCTGCTGGCGTACCGGGTGGCATCAACCGCCCCGGTCCGCTGTTGTTTCTCGAGTCGGACCAGGTCCGCCATCAACTTGGTGCGCCGCTGTTCCAATTCCGCCTTGCGTGCCAGATCTCCCGTGCGCGCCGTCGCTGTCGCCGCTCCCCAGATGCCACCAATCAACACGAGGACAGCCAGGGCGATGGCCACGAACCGTCCCGCGTGGTTTCGCGAAGGCACCCCGGCAAGCGCCACGCTCAGTGGCTTTCCCGACTCCAACATGGCGCCCGTGCCCAGGATGAAGTTGTGCGTGTCGCCCGGCACGTCGTTGGTTGACGCGAACTGCGGGGATGTCATCGACAATCCGGGAAGCTTGGTCGCAATCACCTGCACCCTGGCCCAGGTGACAGGCAGTACTTGAGCAATCACCCGCTCGGAGCCTGCCGGCGGAAGCCCGAAGGCAATCTGGACCGGCGTCGAGCCTGGCGCGAACGGACCGGCAATCGACACGCGGCGCCCGCGCAACGTCGCCTGCGTCGACGAGCCTTCGAGCAAGGTCGGCTGCTCGGCGCCCTCAGGCAAGTCGAAGGCGATCGCCGATTTCGGAGACACGGGCGCGGCGCCGGCATTCACGATGTCGAAGATGTAGAACACCGTCAATGCATCGTCATCGAATTCTATCTGGATCCGGCTGTCGCCGCCCAGAATGGCTTCTCCGGCGATCGGTGCGATCTGGCCCCCTCCCGCCGCGCCGCCGCCGTCGGCCCCGGCTGCCAGAATGAGACGAATCCCACCCGACGCCGGCACCTGAAAGGGCTGCGATTCGAGGCGACGTCCGTCAATGACCGCCGAGGCACGAGCCGTCGCCCCTGGCGCGAGGCCATCGAACTGCGCGTGCCCGTTGGCATTCGTCCTGGCGGTCTGTGTCTTGTCGCCCACCTGCAGTTCGACCGCATGGCTCACGATGTTGTCGGTCAGCGCCCCACGCACGAGACGCACTACAACGGTGCCAACCTGTACGTCGCCGACCGGCATGGGGATGCCCGACATCTGGCGAGCGTCCGGCATCTGCGCCCAGATGGACGTCGTCGCGACCACCAGCATTCCCACGAACAGGCCCAACATGCGACGGGCCGTCATACGTCCCCCGCGATCCGGGTCCCGCACGATTTACAGAACCTGGCATCCTTGTCACTGACCGTCGAACAGTCGGGACAGGTTCCTATTGGCGCAGGCACCGTGGCCGGCCGATCACCCGCCTCGGTTGTCCCGATCGTGCCCGAAGGCGCGGGGGCCGAAGTTGGCGACGACAACAGGGCGGCCAGATCGCGTTCAATCAGCGCCCGGTAGCCGCCTCCCCCCTCGAGCTGGCGGATCAGGCCCACGGCGCGTGTTCGCAGTCTTGGAACGATCTCGCTGTAGTCGGCCTCAGAAATCTTTCGCATCGCGCGATCGAATTCGACTTCCTTGATCGACCGCAGGACCAACATCTTCTCGCGCTCGAGCGCCGCGCGCGTCCGGCCAGCCAGCATTTCGGTTGCCTCGCCGGCGTCAGCGGCCACCAGCGGCCCGAGCGTCCTCACCAGGCCCGCGGCCACCAGGCCCGCTGTGAGGATGGTGACGATCACCGCGACGGTCTGGACCGTTCCGCCGTCGCGCGTCACCACGGCGCCCGCCGCGGCCGACATCAGTACTCCGAGCACGAGGAGGTGCCACGGTCGCACTCCTCCGACCTGTGGAGGGGCGGGTGTGGACTGCGGAGCGGGAGCGGCCTGGACTCCCGCCCGCTGGTTGCCGCCGGGTTGCCCGGCTGTCGTCGCGGTCTTACGTTTCATATCGTCGCGGCTCCGGCCGGTGCTCGTCCAATCGCAAACTCAAATGCCCGCTCCGGCAGCAGCGCAATGCCAGTGCCCAGCACAAGGATGCCAAAGCCCATCCAGATCCAGCTCACCAACGGATTGATGACGACCTGGAGACTCATGGACTGGTCCTTTAACTCGTACGCCGGCATCACCAGATACAGGTCCTCGGCGATGGCCCGACGAATGGCGACATCGGTTGTCGGCTGTTCTTCATGCTTGCGGTAGAACCACCGGGCCGGATACAGCGTGCCCACGGATTTTCCGTCTTCGGACACCGCCACCTGACCGGTCACCATCTGCTTCTGGCCGTCGTCCGTCACTTTGACGCCCATGTTCCGGACCGTGTAGTGACCCAGCGTGGCCTCTTCGCCCTGCTTCAGCAGGACCTGGGCGTCCATCTTGAAGCCTTCCCCGGCAAACCCGAGGAACATCAGCACAATCCCGAGGTGCACGATGTAGCCGCCATACCGGCGGCGTTCGCGCATCACGAGGCCAATGGTCGCCGTCAACAGATCCGTCCCGGTCGCGTTTTTGCGCACCCGCGCACCGCGCACGAATTCCTGCGTGATGGTCGCCGTCACGAAGGCGGCCAGCGCGAAACAGATGCCCGACGACCACACGCGAACGCCAAGCGCCACCAGCGTGCCCGAGACGAGGATGCCGAAGAGCACCGGCCACACAAACGACTCGCGCAAGTTCGAGAGCGTGGAACGGCGCCAGGCCAGCAACGGTGCGACGCCGGTCAGGGCGAGCAGCACCAGGCCGAGCGGCATCATCCACTTGTTGAAGAACAGCGGGCCAACCGTGAGGCGATTGCCCGTCAGCGCCTCGCTCATCGTCGGGAACATCGTGCCGAAGAGGACCAACACCGCGGCGATCAGCAAAATCCAGTTGTTCGCCACAAACGCGGCCTCCCGCGAGATCCACGAGTCCATGTCGTAGCGCGGCCGCAGCATCGGCAGCCGGTGGATGACCCAGCCGAAACTGAACAGCAGAATCGCGACCATGAAGATCGAGAACATCCAGGCGAGGGCCCGGTCCTCTCCAAACGCGTGCACCGACTGCACCACGCCGGACCGCGTCATGAAGGTGCCGAAAATCGTGAGGAAAAAGGTGGTGATCACCAGCGTGACATTCCACACTTTCAGCATGCCGCGGCGCTCCTGCACGATCACCGAGTGCAGAAAGGCCGACGCCGTGAGCCACGGCAGAAGACCGGCGTTTTCAACCGGGTCCCAGCCCCAGTAGCCGCCCCACCCGAGCACTTCGTAGGCCCAGATCATCCCCAGCGTCAGACCGAGCGACAAGAACAGCCAACTCACCATCGTCCACCGGCGGACGGCTCGCAGCCACGAATCATCGAGATGTCCCGTGATGAGCGCCGCCATGCCGAACGCGTACGGAATCGTCATCCCCACGAAGCCGATATACAGGCTCGGTGGATGCACGACCATGTAGATGTTCTGCAGCAATGGATTCAACCCCTGCCCGTCGGCCGGCGTCTGCACCAGGAACGTGTCGAACGGGTTCTTGTGGACGACCATGAGGAACAGAAAGAACATCTGCACGCCGGAGATGATCGCCACCACGTACGGGATGAGTTCCCGATGCCGATCGCGGTTCACGTACACCGCGAGCGCGCCGAAGACGGCCAGCAGGAATACCCAGAACATGATCGAGCCGTCGAGGCCGCCCCAGTACGACGTGATCTTGTAGAACAGCGGCTGCACGCGGTCCGAGTAGTGCTGGACGTACTTGATCTTGTAGTCGTTGGTGACAAACGCGTGCGCAAGGACGGCAGAGGCAACCGTCATGGTCGCCGCGATCAGATAGAAGGCCCCCACACCGCTTTCAACGAGTCGGCGGGACCCGCGACGCGCGCCAGAGAGTGATGCGGCGACGGCGTACGCGCAGATGACAAATGTCGCAAACAACAGGAAGGATCCGAGGGATGCCATATTTCGCTCTCACCTACCAGGGGGCCGGCAGCAGGCCTCCCCCACCGGGGGCCTGCCGACGCGTAGGTTGTTAAAGAGGACCGTTCGGGGGAACGCAAGAGGAGCGCGAGGCGCGAACGTTACATGCCCGGGCTGCCCAACCCCTTCTTCGGCTCGTACTTCGAAGGACATTTGGCCATGACGCCGTTCGGGGTCACATGGAAACCATCCGCCTCCAGGCGACCTTTAAGGACCACTTCCGAATCGTCCTTGAACGTGTCGGGCACGATTCCGATATAGGTGGCGTCGACGACGGCGCCTTTGCTTTGAACCTTGAACTTGTATTCAAGGGAGTCGCGTTTGCGCAGGATGGAGCTCTTGACCACGAACCCGTGGATCTGCAGGTTCTTCCCCTGCCACTGGGTGGGGTTCACCATCACTTCTTCCACGTGCTTGTAGTATTCGGTGCCCTCGTTCAAGGTCGAATAGAGGAGGCCGGCCAGGGCCAGAACCAGGACCACGCTCGTTATACCGATTTTGACGGCTTTCTGTTTCATAGGCAGAGCGTTCACCACACTCCTGTCCCATCAGAATACCGCCCGGAGCGCCGACCGGTCAAACGCCAGAAACAGCCGTCGCACCCCCGGTCAGGCCCAGTTCGCGCAACAGGCCGTACAGGGTCGATACCGGCAGACCCATGACATTGCTGTAGGACCCCTCCACCTCCACCACAAACCTCGATGCGATACCCTGAATGGCATACGCGCCAGCCTTGTCCCTGGGCTCACCGGTGGCCACGTAGGCCAGGATCTCGTCGTCTCGGAGTGTCGCAAACGTCACCGTGGAACGCTCGACGGCCTGCCGCATACGCGACGCGTAGCACACGCAAAGACCGGTGAGCACCTCGTGGCTCCGGCCCGACAATCGGCGCAACATGGCGGCGGCCGCTTCGTCGTTCTCGGGCTTGCCGAGAATCAACTCCTCGATGACGACGACGGTATCAGCCGCGACCACGCCGCGCTGCGGGTACAGATGGGCAACCGCCGACGCCTTGGACAGTGCCAACCGCCGAACGTGGTCGTCTGGGCGCTCGCCGGGCAGCACGCGCTCGTCCACATCCGCCGGGACGGTATCAAACGCGAACCCGGCGGCGGTGAGCAGGTCGGCGCGGCGGGGAGAGGCGGACGCCAGCACAAGTCGCACACGCGGATGTTACACTAGGCGGTCCTCGCGCTTCGACTCGCGATGACGGTTGCGTATCTTGCGAGACGATCCGGTCGCCGGTGCTCGCTCAGCACTAAGTCCTGAGGGAGTAAACTCGTCGCCGAGTTTATGAATCGAGTGACGTAGGCTTCGACGTCATGGAACCTGTTCAGCACCTCGTCTCGTCCGCCATTGCCCGCATCGTGCGTCCGGCTCCGCTCACGATTGAGAAGGTCATGTTCGCCTGGCGCGTCTCGGTGGGCCCAGCCCTGGCGCGTCTCACGCGTGTGACGCTCAGCCAGAACGGCGTGATGGACGTGGTCGTCGAAGACGGTCGCTGGGTGAAAGAGCTGGAACGCTTGTCACCCACGATCCTGGAACGGCTGCGCGACCTCCTCGGACAAGACGAGGTTCGTCGCATCGAGTTGACCTGTCCCGCCAGCCCCCGATCGGATCGTCGCCGCCCCCGGAGCACGCGCAGTTTATAGAGGCAATCCGGACGCGCATCATCACGGCAGCATCATTATTCTTCAGGGGGAAT
Encoded proteins:
- a CDS encoding metallophosphoesterase family protein encodes the protein MRYLVLADIHANLSALEAVLVDAQLRGFDQILLLGDLVGYGAQPNEVLDRLASLPVAAAIRGNHDKVAAGLDDADAFNAVAKQVAEWTQHALTPPHAIFIRALRQGPLSVTDWIEICHGSPYDEDAYVLDTLDALNALRATHRPLCLFGHTHAPMAFLFAGNELHYRETAADSVLQVSPGWTHLVNVGSVGQPRDGDPRAAYGIADDDRKEVSFFRVLYDVAAAQQAIREAELPDALAKRLALGR
- a CDS encoding CcmD family protein — translated: MRRRVMTTIVSMLLTAGSVLAATQPPPSAPGRGDFVPLSSLPPAEQLPAAPLLIGAYIFVWLALLVYVWSIWRRMKKIERELADLQKRVPSR
- the ccsA gene encoding cytochrome c biogenesis protein CcsA, with product MMAKAYTPLTVLAMILFAVAPLFVASAPPEQTMGLIQRVFYYHVPSAMMLFLSAFICGIASAVFLFKRSAAADRLAVAAGELAVVFGLIVLVTGPMWARKAWGVWWQWDARLTSSLLLWMMFVAYLLVRRYGGSGSEKLSAAMAIFGMANVPFVYVSVNFWRTIHPTTNVVMTLGPGMRGPFWFCVASFLLLYVLLLTLRKHLEDQRATVEQIYLAIDE
- a CDS encoding heme exporter protein CcmB, which encodes MRQFLRVAWIVMRKDLTVEVRSREILYTTVFFAASCVLVFAFALVREGQPMEDAAAGILWIAIAFAGTLALGRTFERERQTETLRALMLAPSDRPAIYVGKLFGILILLGVVEMVLVPLVGLLFNASFGASPLWLVLLLVAGTLGFASVGTLFAAMLVRARSRDVLLPVLLYPITIPIIIAGVRGTVALLQTVPDEPMARFWVALLVFFDAVFVTLALWTFEPLMTE
- a CDS encoding ABC transporter ATP-binding protein — encoded protein: MTFDFDHLVVEDVSRNFGRRRALNRVNLTCRAGEIVGLLGPNGAGKSTLLAILSTLLTASSGEIHYGSATSRAMGPWLRARLGLLGHDLYLYPELSARENLEFFARLYGCPNVPGVVGDALGRAGLRERADDLVSGFSRGMRQRLALERALLHEPRLLLLDEPFTGLDDASGQTLVARLRGLRQDGRIVLVATHDLDLAEGLFDRVAVLRDGRLLLVDDSSASLRERYRDAVAAARR
- a CDS encoding heme lyase CcmF/NrfE family subunit, producing the protein MASLGSFLLFATFVICAYAVAASLSGARRGSRRLVESGVGAFYLIAATMTVASAVLAHAFVTNDYKIKYVQHYSDRVQPLFYKITSYWGGLDGSIMFWVFLLAVFGALAVYVNRDRHRELIPYVVAIISGVQMFFLFLMVVHKNPFDTFLVQTPADGQGLNPLLQNIYMVVHPPSLYIGFVGMTIPYAFGMAALITGHLDDSWLRAVRRWTMVSWLFLSLGLTLGMIWAYEVLGWGGYWGWDPVENAGLLPWLTASAFLHSVIVQERRGMLKVWNVTLVITTFFLTIFGTFMTRSGVVQSVHAFGEDRALAWMFSIFMVAILLFSFGWVIHRLPMLRPRYDMDSWISREAAFVANNWILLIAAVLVLFGTMFPTMSEALTGNRLTVGPLFFNKWMMPLGLVLLALTGVAPLLAWRRSTLSNLRESFVWPVLFGILVSGTLVALGVRVWSSGICFALAAFVTATITQEFVRGARVRKNATGTDLLTATIGLVMRERRRYGGYIVHLGIVLMFLGFAGEGFKMDAQVLLKQGEEATLGHYTVRNMGVKVTDDGQKQMVTGQVAVSEDGKSVGTLYPARWFYRKHEEQPTTDVAIRRAIAEDLYLVMPAYELKDQSMSLQVVINPLVSWIWMGFGILVLGTGIALLPERAFEFAIGRAPAGAATI
- a CDS encoding cytochrome c maturation protein CcmE, whose protein sequence is MKQKAVKIGITSVVLVLALAGLLYSTLNEGTEYYKHVEEVMVNPTQWQGKNLQIHGFVVKSSILRKRDSLEYKFKVQSKGAVVDATYIGIVPDTFKDDSEVVLKGRLEADGFHVTPNGVMAKCPSKYEPKKGLGSPGM
- a CDS encoding Maf family protein → MRLVLASASPRRADLLTAAGFAFDTVPADVDERVLPGERPDDHVRRLALSKASAVAHLYPQRGVVAADTVVVIEELILGKPENDEAAAAMLRRLSGRSHEVLTGLCVCYASRMRQAVERSTVTFATLRDDEILAYVATGEPRDKAGAYAIQGIASRFVVEVEGSYSNVMGLPVSTLYGLLRELGLTGGATAVSGV
- a CDS encoding DUF721 domain-containing protein, with translation MEPVQHLVSSAIARIVRPAPLTIEKVMFAWRVSVGPALARLTRVTLSQNGVMDVVVEDGRWVKELERLSPTILERLRDLLGQDEVRRIELTCPASPRSDRRRPRSTRSL